Below is a window of Calditrichota bacterium DNA.
CTTCCTTATTGCACACGAACATGCCGTCTTTCAGGTGAAAGTAAAGCGCATCCGCTTGAGTGTCATAGGATATCCTCACTTCCTATTCCTCCCACATTGCAGTGATTACGATCACTCGCCCTTGTTCCTCCGTGTACACGACTTTTATACGACCCTGAGGGAAACGCCGAAAAGCGACCATCCTGTTCCTGTAACCAAACGCTTTCTCCTCAGGTTCCTGTAGGGCCCTCGAAACCATCTCTTCACTGATACCCCTCAACGCCATCCTTTCCCTGGCGTGTGTGGTGAATATGATGCCACCCATTAGCCTTTTCATCACGTCATGGAGCGTTTACGAT
It encodes the following:
- a CDS encoding DUF4258 domain-containing protein; this translates as MGGIIFTTHARERMALRGISEEMVSRALQEPEEKAFGYRNRMVAFRRFPQGRIKVVYTEEQGRVIVITAMWEE